A portion of the Krasilnikovia cinnamomea genome contains these proteins:
- a CDS encoding YnfA family protein: MTIIRSLLLFSIAALAEIGGAWLIWQTVREHRSAWFAAAGVIALGAYGFVAAFQPDPHFGRVLAAYGGVFVAGSLGWAVVVDKFRPDRYDIAGALLCLAGVTVIMYAPRT; this comes from the coding sequence GTGACGATCATCCGCTCGCTGCTGCTGTTCAGCATCGCCGCCCTCGCCGAAATCGGCGGGGCCTGGCTGATCTGGCAGACCGTGCGCGAACACCGCTCGGCCTGGTTCGCCGCCGCCGGGGTCATCGCCCTCGGCGCCTACGGGTTCGTCGCCGCGTTCCAACCCGACCCGCACTTCGGCCGGGTCCTGGCCGCATACGGCGGCGTATTCGTCGCCGGCTCGCTGGGCTGGGCCGTCGTCGTCGACAAGTTCCGCCCCGACCGCTACGACATCGCCGGCGCTCTACTCTGCCTGGCCGGCGTCACCGTCATCATGTACGCCCCGCGCACCTGA
- a CDS encoding AfsR/SARP family transcriptional regulator, giving the protein MTIAALARDTDRVPSARGADVGDRVALAPHYRSATARTRLRFTGFGVFRADIDGARVLLPPISRTMLARLVLARGGLVYADDLYRDCWSDPTAVVRREQRVAVHKRIGELRRCLAPGPDADGTALLVTERSARTGYRLLLDDDQVDLHVFADLVYRAAAVQDVVAVDLLMRSLAMWTEPPLLGLPDAGFVRDRVSWLTQLRDRACRELAVACRALGRGRDARAAFDRLQARHSDDAGLRQAIDRLRGDR; this is encoded by the coding sequence ATGACCATCGCCGCTCTCGCACGTGACACCGACCGCGTCCCGTCGGCCCGTGGCGCCGACGTGGGTGACCGGGTCGCGCTGGCGCCGCACTACCGGAGCGCCACGGCGCGGACCCGCCTGCGGTTCACCGGGTTCGGGGTGTTCCGGGCCGACATCGACGGGGCCCGGGTCCTGCTGCCGCCGATCAGCCGGACCATGCTGGCCCGCCTGGTGCTGGCCCGGGGCGGCCTGGTCTACGCCGACGACCTCTACCGGGACTGCTGGAGCGACCCGACGGCGGTGGTCCGGCGCGAGCAGCGCGTCGCCGTGCACAAGCGCATCGGCGAACTGCGGCGCTGCCTCGCGCCGGGGCCCGACGCCGACGGTACGGCCCTGCTGGTGACCGAACGCTCGGCCCGCACCGGTTACCGGCTGCTGCTCGACGACGACCAGGTGGACCTGCACGTGTTCGCCGATCTCGTGTACCGGGCCGCCGCCGTCCAGGACGTCGTCGCCGTGGACCTGCTGATGCGCTCGCTGGCGATGTGGACCGAGCCGCCGCTGCTCGGCCTGCCCGACGCCGGCTTCGTCCGCGACCGCGTGTCCTGGCTGACCCAGCTGCGCGACCGCGCCTGCCGGGAGCTCGCGGTGGCGTGCCGGGCGCTCGGCCGGGGCCGCGACGCGCGGGCCGCGTTCGACCGGCTGCAGGCGCGGCACAGCGACGACGCCGGTCTGCGGCAGGCCATCGACCGGCTGCGCGGCGATCGATAA
- a CDS encoding Orn/Lys/Arg decarboxylase N-terminal domain-containing protein, whose amino-acid sequence MSFPVTIVTPAEGPAGAQRPLELLEAALIRAGLEIARFGYEGRGTERLATLAHVARSSSAVLYTLQLTVGRSHDGPEEPSDVAAVRAAAEFVQAVRVHNDRVPLLLFGEQVTARRIPQTVLSRIDGVVNAYEDTPDFVARKILREVSHYLGQLAPPFFAALMRYANDGAYSWHCPGHSGGTAFLKSPIGTLFHEFFGENLLRADVCNAVEELGQLLDHTGPIADSERLAARTFRADHLYFVTNGTSTSNKIVWNSLVGPGDVVAVDRNCHKSVLHAIVLTGAVPIYLMPTRNKAGTIGPIPRSEFTAAALQAKIDASPLVADKSKRVRLLALTQSTYDGIIYRADELRKSLDGIVDALHFDEAWLPHAAFHEMYEGMHGVANNRDRTDRTVVYSTQSTHKLLAGLSQASQILVQDTTGGHFDSRVLAQAYRMHTSTSPQYAIIASCDVSAEMMAGKRGPALVEESIMEAMEFRRTIIRVGEERDDWWFGVWGPDTPPRTGLPERSEWELTTDAPWHGFDQVDDRFTMLDPIKVTLTTPGLTVRGEFSEPGSPSIPGVVLARYLAEHGVVVEKTGLYSLLVLFTIGITKGRWNSLVAELHRFKSAYDGNAAIERLMPAFAAAYPGYAGLGLRDLCAALHTTYRDADLAELTTTIYTEPVEQVTLPADAWTAMAAGHVEHVPLDKLAGRTTAVLLTPYPPGIPLLVPGERIGATIVRFLRHEQVLAQRWPGFTGITHGVDDEGTGDRTVACLLDS is encoded by the coding sequence TTGTCGTTCCCGGTCACGATCGTCACCCCCGCGGAAGGCCCCGCCGGGGCGCAACGGCCACTGGAACTTCTCGAGGCAGCGCTGATCCGGGCTGGTCTGGAGATCGCGCGGTTCGGCTACGAAGGGCGGGGCACCGAGCGGCTGGCGACGCTGGCACACGTAGCCCGGTCGAGCTCGGCTGTTCTCTACACGCTGCAGCTCACCGTCGGCCGGTCTCACGACGGGCCCGAGGAACCCTCCGACGTGGCCGCCGTCCGCGCGGCAGCCGAGTTCGTGCAGGCCGTCCGCGTACACAATGACCGTGTTCCGCTCCTGCTGTTCGGCGAGCAGGTGACGGCACGACGAATTCCGCAGACGGTGCTCTCCCGCATCGACGGCGTCGTCAACGCCTACGAGGACACTCCCGACTTCGTGGCCCGCAAGATCCTGCGGGAGGTCAGCCACTATCTCGGTCAGTTGGCACCGCCGTTCTTCGCGGCGCTGATGCGCTACGCCAACGACGGCGCCTACTCCTGGCACTGCCCCGGCCACTCCGGCGGCACCGCGTTCCTGAAAAGCCCCATCGGCACCCTCTTCCACGAGTTCTTCGGCGAGAACCTGCTGCGTGCCGACGTGTGCAACGCCGTCGAGGAACTGGGGCAGTTGCTCGATCACACCGGCCCCATCGCGGACAGCGAACGCCTCGCCGCCCGGACGTTCCGCGCCGACCACCTCTACTTCGTCACCAACGGCACCTCCACCTCGAACAAGATCGTGTGGAACTCGCTGGTCGGGCCGGGCGACGTCGTGGCGGTGGACCGCAACTGCCACAAGTCGGTCCTGCACGCCATCGTGCTCACCGGAGCCGTACCGATCTACCTGATGCCGACCCGCAACAAGGCCGGCACCATCGGACCCATCCCACGCAGCGAGTTCACCGCCGCCGCACTCCAGGCCAAGATCGACGCCAGCCCTCTGGTCGCCGACAAGAGCAAGCGGGTCCGCCTGCTGGCCCTGACCCAATCCACCTACGACGGCATCATCTACCGCGCCGACGAACTGAGGAAAAGCCTGGACGGCATCGTCGACGCCCTCCACTTCGACGAGGCCTGGCTGCCGCACGCCGCCTTCCACGAGATGTACGAAGGCATGCACGGTGTCGCCAACAACCGCGACCGCACCGACCGGACCGTGGTCTACTCCACCCAGTCCACCCACAAACTCCTCGCCGGGCTCTCCCAGGCGTCCCAGATCCTCGTCCAGGACACCACCGGCGGCCACTTCGACAGCCGGGTTCTGGCCCAGGCGTACCGCATGCACACCTCGACCAGCCCGCAGTACGCCATCATCGCCAGTTGCGACGTGTCCGCGGAGATGATGGCCGGCAAACGTGGCCCCGCCCTGGTCGAGGAAAGCATCATGGAGGCGATGGAGTTCCGCCGCACCATCATCCGCGTCGGCGAGGAACGCGACGACTGGTGGTTCGGCGTCTGGGGACCGGACACCCCGCCCCGGACGGGACTGCCCGAACGCTCCGAGTGGGAGCTGACCACTGACGCGCCCTGGCACGGCTTCGACCAGGTCGACGACCGTTTCACCATGCTCGACCCGATCAAGGTCACGCTGACGACGCCGGGCCTGACCGTGCGCGGCGAGTTCAGCGAACCCGGCTCACCGAGCATCCCGGGCGTGGTGCTGGCGCGCTATCTCGCCGAACACGGTGTGGTGGTGGAGAAGACCGGCCTGTACTCGCTGCTCGTGCTCTTCACCATCGGTATCACCAAGGGCCGCTGGAACTCCCTCGTCGCCGAACTGCACCGCTTCAAGAGCGCCTACGACGGCAACGCCGCGATCGAACGGCTCATGCCGGCGTTCGCCGCCGCGTATCCCGGTTACGCGGGGCTCGGACTACGGGACCTCTGCGCTGCCCTGCACACCACCTACCGCGACGCCGACCTCGCCGAGCTGACCACGACGATCTACACCGAGCCCGTGGAGCAGGTGACGCTCCCGGCCGACGCGTGGACCGCCATGGCCGCCGGGCACGTCGAACACGTGCCGTTGGACAAGCTGGCGGGCCGGACGACCGCGGTGCTTCTCACCCCGTACCCGCCGGGAATTCCGCTGCTGGTTCCCGGCGAGCGGATCGGCGCGACGATCGTGCGCTTCCTCCGGCACGAACAGGTCCTGGCCCAGCGCTGGCCCGGCTTCACCGGCATCACCCACGGCGTCGATGACGAGGGCACCGGCGATCGTACGGTCGCTTGCCTGCTTGACTCGTAG
- a CDS encoding GGDEF domain-containing protein, which produces MNDVGMSAEELSAALLALEVDRTGDPEAAHAAAVGYEKRALALGDEHLLMRARLWQVAMRVRTGDVAGVDGQLGEIMDSATRCGDRLLQARTHILFATIRWISGDAAKFLEHSLSGVELLDDTAPAVLRISHRVTLADALAFTGDMDSARLRYRQAESLAREANEWNRLVLLLNNWSYAEYKIGDFVRAGQVAHRMVDLAATHDIELVPGLLHTIGDIQAANGEYAEAERTLQTCLARHEAGEVDEINDLPYYLLSLAQVQRALGATDRAQDSLDACRVLCTQSDQQGLLLRVHEEQAELHAARGDFAAAYAAQKTFRTASEGLRSPSREAQVLARHVEFETAEARTAAERFREEARRDPLTGLHNRRYVDEVLPALIAADPGLTVAITDIDHFKKINDELSHDTGDQVLVQVAKLLENGLAVAAPDGFVARLGGEEFLLVLPATPVAEAAARVDGIRQAISEHDWQGSTRGRSVTVSMGVAGAGETSPPSPAGAMSTADRNLYVAKRQGRNRVVAGLPPEPRPRACDVD; this is translated from the coding sequence GTGAACGACGTCGGAATGAGCGCCGAGGAACTGTCGGCTGCCCTGCTCGCGCTCGAGGTGGACCGGACCGGGGACCCCGAGGCCGCGCACGCCGCAGCGGTCGGGTACGAAAAGCGGGCCCTGGCCCTGGGGGACGAGCATCTGCTCATGCGCGCCCGCCTCTGGCAGGTCGCGATGCGGGTGCGGACCGGCGACGTCGCGGGGGTGGACGGGCAGCTCGGCGAGATCATGGACTCGGCCACCCGCTGCGGCGACCGCCTGCTGCAGGCCCGCACGCACATCCTCTTCGCGACCATCCGCTGGATCTCCGGTGATGCCGCCAAGTTCCTGGAGCACTCCCTGAGCGGGGTGGAACTGCTGGACGACACCGCCCCGGCGGTCCTGCGCATCAGCCACCGCGTCACGTTGGCCGACGCGCTGGCCTTCACCGGCGACATGGACTCGGCCCGGCTGCGCTACCGGCAGGCGGAGAGCCTCGCCCGCGAGGCCAACGAATGGAACCGCCTGGTGCTCCTGCTGAACAACTGGTCCTACGCGGAGTACAAGATCGGGGATTTCGTACGAGCGGGACAGGTCGCGCACCGGATGGTGGACCTCGCCGCAACGCACGACATCGAGCTCGTTCCCGGACTGCTGCACACGATCGGCGACATCCAGGCCGCCAACGGCGAATACGCGGAGGCCGAGCGAACCTTGCAGACCTGCCTCGCCCGCCACGAGGCCGGGGAGGTCGATGAGATCAACGACCTCCCCTACTACCTGCTCAGCCTGGCGCAGGTCCAGCGCGCTCTCGGCGCCACCGACCGGGCCCAGGACAGCCTGGACGCCTGCCGGGTGCTGTGTACCCAGAGCGACCAGCAGGGTCTCTTGCTGCGGGTGCACGAGGAGCAGGCGGAACTGCATGCCGCGCGCGGTGACTTCGCCGCGGCGTACGCGGCGCAGAAGACGTTCCGGACCGCCAGCGAGGGCCTGCGCTCCCCGTCGCGGGAGGCTCAGGTGCTGGCGCGGCATGTCGAATTCGAGACCGCCGAGGCCCGCACGGCGGCCGAGCGGTTCCGCGAGGAGGCCCGCCGCGATCCCCTCACCGGCCTGCACAACCGCCGCTATGTCGACGAGGTGCTGCCCGCGCTGATCGCCGCCGACCCCGGACTGACCGTGGCGATCACCGACATCGACCACTTCAAGAAGATCAACGACGAGCTGTCCCACGACACCGGCGACCAGGTGCTCGTACAGGTGGCGAAGCTACTGGAGAACGGCCTGGCCGTGGCCGCCCCGGACGGGTTCGTCGCCCGCCTCGGCGGGGAGGAGTTCCTGCTCGTGCTGCCCGCCACCCCGGTCGCCGAAGCGGCCGCGCGGGTCGACGGGATCCGGCAGGCCATCAGCGAGCACGACTGGCAGGGCAGCACCCGCGGCCGGAGCGTCACCGTCAGCATGGGCGTCGCCGGAGCGGGGGAGACCTCGCCGCCCAGCCCGGCGGGCGCCATGTCCACCGCCGACCGCAACCTCTACGTCGCGAAACGGCAGGGCCGCAACCGGGTCGTCGCGGGACTGCCACCGGAACCCCGGCCCCGCGCCTGCGACGTCGACTGA
- a CDS encoding GGDEF domain-containing protein — protein sequence MLPPAAAMIYVLGTPDGPHRRVMLAISAGMAVMALLAWAGAPAVARSRLRVPIQLAIAVMTLVGASGLALLDGGVTSPLAALELFSLVFFAVVLPTRMFAPMALLCVAAYATVALAGGAAPPGFAWVFAFTYAGVAYLAMRHTATLASLRRRLGAVSRIDALTGCLNRRGFDERLDADFSAAARRGEPVTLILADLDRFKDVNDRHGHRAGDQLLAWTGRTLARGIRGNDSVGRIGGDEFAAVLVDADVDDARSVVERLRAELDPVSPASIGYASYPADADSLAALRQLADERLYADKLARQPGPPAGESAARARVQIERRTAPAVSGRERRRRSVADGGWLAVSICAIGLGYVVLFAQGHPHRLGMGTLLAAGWLLGAMVVAGAEKLSRSTALRWWMVGFGLVEFVLSTGIVAFSGGATSTLAVGLLAPMPLIALSTPPRIGVPLLGVVSSCYLAVAVFVGADSPWHVAVHLGGTIAVTMACGSQGAEAGRQRRRLTELSRMDALTGILNRHGFEQRFAAALARAGSDLSLLILDLDRFKDVNDQQGHAAGDALLTWVAGTLRATVAPTDVVGRLGGDEFVVLLTSADAAEAAATADRLRSALAERTSASIGTATLGAHGGDFDALYAHADADLYARKRRRTAAPPAPAQNRRRTPRAYGHPERREAAAPDELRPA from the coding sequence ATGCTGCCGCCAGCGGCGGCGATGATCTATGTCCTGGGTACGCCGGACGGGCCGCACCGCCGGGTCATGTTGGCGATCTCGGCGGGTATGGCTGTCATGGCCCTGCTGGCCTGGGCGGGCGCCCCCGCGGTGGCGCGTTCGCGGCTGCGGGTGCCGATCCAGCTCGCCATTGCGGTCATGACCCTGGTCGGCGCCTCCGGACTCGCCCTGCTCGACGGTGGCGTGACCAGCCCACTCGCAGCCCTGGAACTGTTCTCGCTGGTCTTCTTCGCGGTCGTGCTGCCCACCCGCATGTTCGCCCCGATGGCGCTGCTCTGCGTCGCGGCGTACGCGACGGTGGCGCTGGCCGGCGGCGCCGCGCCGCCGGGCTTCGCGTGGGTCTTCGCCTTCACCTACGCCGGTGTGGCCTACCTCGCCATGCGGCACACGGCGACGCTGGCCTCGCTGCGCCGCCGGCTGGGCGCGGTCTCCCGGATCGACGCGTTGACGGGCTGCCTCAACCGTCGCGGCTTCGACGAGCGGCTGGACGCCGACTTCTCGGCCGCGGCCCGCCGCGGGGAGCCGGTCACCCTGATCCTGGCCGACCTCGACCGGTTCAAGGACGTCAACGACCGGCACGGTCACCGGGCGGGTGACCAACTGCTGGCCTGGACGGGCCGGACGCTGGCGCGCGGCATCCGCGGCAACGACTCCGTCGGCCGGATCGGCGGCGACGAGTTCGCCGCGGTGCTCGTCGACGCGGACGTAGACGACGCCCGTTCGGTGGTGGAACGGCTGCGTGCCGAGCTCGACCCGGTCTCGCCCGCCAGTATCGGTTACGCGTCGTACCCCGCGGACGCGGACAGCCTCGCGGCGCTGCGGCAGCTCGCCGACGAACGCCTCTACGCCGACAAGCTCGCCCGCCAGCCCGGCCCGCCAGCCGGTGAGTCCGCGGCGCGGGCGCGGGTCCAGATCGAGCGGCGCACGGCCCCGGCGGTCTCCGGGCGGGAACGGCGGCGGCGTTCGGTCGCGGACGGCGGCTGGCTGGCGGTCTCGATCTGTGCCATCGGGCTGGGCTATGTCGTCCTGTTCGCGCAGGGGCATCCGCACCGCCTCGGCATGGGCACCCTGCTGGCGGCCGGCTGGCTGCTTGGGGCCATGGTCGTCGCGGGCGCCGAGAAGCTCAGCCGCTCCACGGCGCTGCGGTGGTGGATGGTGGGCTTCGGCCTGGTGGAGTTCGTGCTCTCCACCGGCATCGTCGCGTTCAGCGGCGGCGCGACCAGCACGCTGGCGGTCGGTCTGCTGGCGCCGATGCCGCTGATCGCGCTGAGCACCCCACCCCGGATCGGGGTGCCGCTGCTCGGCGTCGTCTCCAGTTGCTACCTGGCCGTCGCGGTGTTCGTCGGCGCGGACAGCCCCTGGCACGTCGCGGTGCACCTCGGCGGCACCATCGCGGTGACGATGGCCTGCGGGTCCCAGGGCGCCGAGGCCGGGCGGCAGCGCCGACGGCTGACCGAACTGTCCCGCATGGACGCGCTGACCGGCATCCTCAACCGGCACGGATTCGAGCAGCGGTTCGCCGCCGCGCTGGCCCGCGCCGGCTCCGACCTCTCGCTGCTGATTCTGGACCTGGACCGGTTCAAGGACGTCAACGATCAGCAGGGGCACGCGGCGGGTGACGCGCTGCTCACCTGGGTCGCCGGCACGCTGCGGGCCACCGTGGCGCCCACCGACGTGGTGGGCCGCCTCGGTGGTGACGAGTTCGTGGTGCTGCTCACCTCCGCCGACGCGGCCGAGGCCGCGGCCACCGCCGACCGGCTGCGGTCGGCGCTGGCCGAGCGGACCTCCGCCAGCATCGGTACGGCCACCCTCGGCGCCCACGGCGGCGACTTCGACGCCCTGTACGCCCACGCCGACGCCGATCTGTACGCGCGCAAGCGTCGCCGCACCGCCGCACCGCCGGCACCGGCCCAGAACCGGCGCCGGACTCCCCGCGCCTACGGGCACCCCGAGCGCCGGGAAGCCGCCGCCCCGGACGAGTTGAGACCCGCATGA
- a CDS encoding MerR family transcriptional regulator: MHDIENRRLRTGEVAARAGVNIQTLRYYERRGLIAEPQRSPGGHRTYPADTVTLLGVIKAAQRLGFTLNEVAELLDTGRRGHPTRDLKARATEKITEVDRKIADLTTIRDALRKVVAAGCDSLTHCTCHDCPLPFAELAEGDPR, encoded by the coding sequence ATGCACGACATCGAGAACCGGCGCCTGCGTACCGGCGAGGTCGCCGCACGCGCGGGAGTGAACATCCAGACCCTGCGCTATTACGAACGACGGGGGCTGATCGCCGAACCGCAGCGCAGCCCCGGCGGGCACCGCACCTACCCGGCCGACACGGTCACCCTGCTCGGGGTCATCAAGGCCGCCCAACGCCTCGGCTTCACCCTCAACGAGGTGGCCGAGCTGCTCGACACCGGCCGGCGCGGACACCCCACCCGGGACCTGAAAGCCCGCGCCACGGAGAAGATCACCGAGGTCGACCGGAAGATCGCCGACCTGACCACCATCCGGGACGCGCTCAGGAAGGTGGTCGCGGCCGGCTGCGACAGCCTGACCCACTGCACCTGCCACGACTGCCCCCTGCCGTTCGCCGAACTCGCCGAGGGAGACCCGCGATGA
- a CDS encoding GNAT family N-acetyltransferase: MSLPTPTLQTARLRLRPFNDADADALFALHSSAYVLRYWDAPPWTERARAERFITACRQMAEESTGARLAVDRASDGAFIGWCSLNRWNPDYRSAAMGYCFDDAAWGHGYATEAARAVLHWAFDTLNLNRVQAETDTRNAASARVLEKLGFVREGTLREDCVVNGDVSDSWVYGLLRREWRSGSEGPLK, from the coding sequence ATGTCCCTGCCTACGCCCACGCTCCAGACCGCGCGCCTGCGACTGCGCCCCTTCAACGACGCGGACGCGGACGCCCTCTTCGCGCTGCACAGCAGTGCGTACGTGCTGCGCTACTGGGACGCGCCGCCCTGGACCGAACGTGCCCGGGCCGAGCGGTTCATCACGGCGTGCCGGCAGATGGCGGAGGAAAGCACCGGGGCGCGGCTAGCTGTCGACCGTGCCTCCGACGGGGCGTTCATCGGCTGGTGCAGCCTGAACCGGTGGAACCCGGACTACCGCAGCGCGGCGATGGGCTATTGCTTCGACGATGCGGCATGGGGCCACGGCTACGCGACGGAGGCCGCGCGCGCCGTGCTGCACTGGGCATTCGACACGCTGAACCTGAATCGGGTCCAGGCCGAGACCGACACGCGCAACGCGGCATCGGCCCGGGTCCTGGAGAAGCTCGGCTTCGTACGTGAAGGCACGCTGCGGGAAGACTGCGTCGTGAACGGCGACGTCTCGGACTCCTGGGTGTACGGGCTACTCCGGCGGGAGTGGCGGTCGGGAAGCGAGGGCCCTCTGAAATGA